The genomic DNA ctcaaaattctccaagccaggcttcagcaatacatgaaccgtgaacttcctgatgttcaagctggttttagaaaaggcagaggaaccagagatcaaattgccaacatcaactggatcatggaaaaagcaagagagttccagaaaaacatctacttctgctttattattgactatgccaaagcctttgactgtgtggatcacaataaactggaaaattctgaaagagatgggaatacagaccacctgacctgcctcttgagaaatctgtatgcaggtcaggaagcaacagttagaactggacatgaaacaacagactggttccaaataggaaaaggagtatgtcaaggctgtatattgtcaccctgcttatttaacttctatgcagagtacatcatgagaaacgctggactggaaaaaacacaagctggaatcaagattgccgggagaaatatcaataacctcagatatgcagatgacaccactcttatggcagaaagtgaagaggaactaaaaagcctcttgatgaaagtggaagaggagagtgcaaaagttggcttaaagctcaacatccagaaaacaaagatcatggcatctggtcccatcacttcatgggaaatagatggggaaacagtgggaacagtgtcagactttattttttgggctccaaaatcactgtagatggtgactgcagccatgaaattaaaagacgcttactccttggaagaaaagttatgaccaacctagatagcatattaaaaagcagagacattagtttgtcgactaaggtccatctagtcaaggctatggtttttccaatggtcatatatgaatgtgagagttggactgtgaagatagctgagtgccgaagaactgatgcttttgaactgtggtgttgaagactcttgagagtcccttggactgcaaggagatccaaccagtccatcctgaaggagatcagccctgggatttctttggaaggactgatgctgaagctgaaacttcaatactttggccacctcatgcgacgagttgactcactggaaaagcccctgatgctgggagggattgggggcaggaggagaaggggacgacagaggatgagatggctggatggcatcaccgactcgatggacatgagtttgggtaaactccgggagttggtgatggacagggaggcctggcgtgctgcgattcatggggtcgaagagagtctgacacaactgagcaactgaactgaactgaactgacatggtTGTATCTCATAATGGTGGTGGTCTATGGACTTGGGTACCTGAATAATTTACAAAGAGCAGAGCACCCTGCCAGAGAGTAAACCTTTGTGGGTTTAGGCCATTGAGATTTTGGCATTGTTACCACAGCACAACCTAGTCTAACCTGATACAAGGTTTATCTGCATGGTAACTGAACTTTTCCAAGAACTAAAATGCAATTCCTAGATATCTGATCATATCCTAAAACTTGTTGCTCCTATGTGGAAGACAGTTAAGAATGAATTGTTGACTTTTATTCCTAGCTTCTTCAGCTACCACCACCTTCTGATTTTGAGGAAAATTATTGTGAGTGCTTCACAGATGAGCTCTCCATTATTCTGTCATTTAGACTGGGGGAGTGAGGGAGATTTTGTTTCCTCATTCCACAGCCTAATCCCAGAACTGTCCCCACCCACTAATACTCACACAATCTTGTCATAGGGCAACTATTACCACTCCCAAGGTGTCACAAACAGCGGGCTCCACTGCAATGTCAGGGCAATGCAGCCAGGCTGCGCTCTTTCCTCACTGGTGCCTGGGCTTGGTTAAGTCTGGAGAAGCAGCCTTCTCAAGTGGGAACAAAAATGAGTGTGAGGCGCACACCCATCCCGGCACTATGTGAATTTGGGGTGAGTTTTCTTAGTATTGCAGCTCTGGTCAATTTCTAGTTTCTCTAGCGGCTAGCAAGCTGTCGGGTTGGTGCTACTGGGTGCCCTCGTTTTCCTGGGCTTTTCTCAAGCCCACCTGAACTTGCCATTTTTGCACAATTGCAAAGATCATAAACGGTGGGGGTTGCGCACAACCAGAGCTTCTGCAAGCGCGCCGCAGCTGCGATCAAAGGTCGGCAGGGCTGCCGAGAGGCTGAGCCTGCGCAGTATCGCTCCCGCCTTGGAAAGGGTGGTTGCAACGCGGGATCGTTACACCGGCTAGCTCACAAGAGGCGGGAAAACCTTAGCTTGGGTCGCCGTGTCCCTCCCTCTTCCTGCCCTGTCCACCCCGTCTGCCCAGCCAGTCCGTCCTCCTCAGGCGCCTAGGCCCCGGGGGAGGGGGATGAGCAGGGCCCTGGGCTTCTGACTCATCATCTCCAACCCCTTTCTCGCGCGCGCTCCAAGTCTCAGGACTTTGGACCTGGGCACTGTGGGAGGGGGCACGGAGACAGCATCTGGGAAACCCCAGCTCTGCCGAGGGGCAGCCCTCAACCCCAGCCGGTCTCCGAAGCTACCAGATGGAGGAATATAGAACCCCAGTCAGTTCTCAGTTACCGAGGTTGGAGTGGTGGCGCCCCCGTGTAAAACTGCCCTCCCGGCTCCTCCCTGCACGCGGGGCCAGTGGTCGCGTCCGAGGAAACGCTCGTCTAGGCCCAGATTTCCAGCGCCTCGCGTCACTCAGCAGATGCACAGCGCCCCCACCACAGAAGGAAAGGCTCTTTATTTCCCAGCAGGCCACGGGGCGGCGAGGCATCCTGGGATTTGTAGTTTCTGCTAGAGTAGAAAGGCACCAGATCGAAGTGAGAGAACGGAAGCACCAGTGGTGAATGGATCTCAGAGAGTGGGCGTGTACAGGAACCCGGGTTTGGAGTGAATGGGATTGTGAAAGGTGGAAATCTTGGAAACAGTGAGATGAGGCAGATGTGAAGCTGGGGAGGCAGTGGGTAAGAATGGAAGGGAGGAAATGGATCTAGCTGAAAGTTAGTTTAAGGATGTCTTATCTTGCAGGCAGTCAGATTCTCAGGGCTGTGAGGTGATGGCAGACTCACTCTAGGTGTTGCTTTCCCCAGCAGGGAAGGGTAAAGCAAGGGGCCTAGTCAGAGGGAAAATTGAAGGCACTCCACAAGACTTCATGTATGTGTCGGGGGACTCCATCTAGTTGGAGTTCAGGGGGATGCGGTGCAGGAGAGTCTGGAGAATGTTCCCATCGGATAGGAGGGCAGCACATGTCTGCTTCCACTTGCCAGCTCACTCATTTGTTCTCTTTGCTGTGCTAGCCACTGTGGGACCAGTCTCCAACTCAGGAACTTCCTCCAACTCTGAGAGGCCCTGAAAACCAGACAGTTGTGAGGTGAGCAAACATCAAGGGTGAGAAAGGAGGAATCCCAGAGAGATGCAGCTTCCTCCTCTCCCATTTTTTCCCTTATGTTCACATAGTCCTTCCAGTATTTAGTCACATTCCTAATGCTCTCCCACATTTCTAGCCCCAACCATTTAGATACTCAGTTTCCTGTTACTCATCACtaggagaaagggaaagtgaagtcgctcagtcgtgttcgactctttgtggatcccatggactgtagcctaccaggctcctcagtccatggaattttccaggcaagagtactggagtgggttgccatttccttctccaggagatcttcccaacccaaggatcgaacccaggtctcccgcactgcaggcaaacgctttaccatctgagtctccTAGCCATCACTAGGAGAGACATGTCCAAAGCCAGAAAACTAATAAGTTTCAGTTTAACAACCCCTCCTGCCCCACCACATTATTCTCCCTTAAGTACCATTGACCAGAATAGCCAGTGAAAAAATAAGTTTCTAGCTCTCTGCTTCCTCCCAGCCCTCAATACCTCCTGTAGCTCCTGGTAGCGAAGACTCTGGCTTCTGCAGCATCTTGGCTTCCTCTGGCTCAGCAGGAACAGGGAGTATGCTGAGACCAGCACTCCCCCTAGGGTGAAGGCCTCAGCGCTGAGCTCCAGCACCAACAAGCCAGCTAGCTGTAGGTAGATGGGGCTGAGGGTGTGCTGCAGGGGACCCTGCACTTATCTGCCCTTGTCCTTTCCCCTCCTCTTGCCTCCACATCCTCCCACATTCTCCTTTATTCACTTGTACCTCGGAGGGGATGGTTCGGGCAGACATCAAGGCTGTCTTCATCACCTCAACCACCAATGCGATGAAGCCCGAGATCAGATTAAAGGTGTTGAATATCATCATGGCGCGCACCTGCCAGTGAGCCAGTTGAGTCCTGCCAGCCTAGGGGACTCATTGGAACCTCAAGCCCCACCTGTAGCCTAGCTGAAAACAAAACTCAGCTCCTATTCCTCCACCTCCAAACAAGACCATCAGCCCTTTAACTTTCTTATTTTACCCCCTCAGGGTTTTAGGCCAGTCATGGGCAGAGAGCTGACATAATTAGTCAACAGTTAGAAATTCACTTCCTAGACTgagatgtgcatgtgtgtatgtgtttcaggGGGTGGGAGAATAGTACTACATTCTTTTCCCCCTCTCACCTTCCAGAGACGGGGTGCTCTGCGCAGCTCAAGAGTAACAATCCCAGTGAGGAGACCCTGAATGATGAGAAAGGCAAGTGGTGAGGTCTGGCTTGTTAGAGAGGGGCCCTTCCTTCTACCCTCCCACGTGGTAGTTCTTACCAGTATGCCAGGCCCAAGTGGCAGTGCTGTGGTCATGTGACAAGCAGAGTTCAGGCAGGCTACTGAGACAGCAAAGGGCACCATAGCCACTGCCAGCCATAGCTGGCTCACCTGGAGGCCAGATGCAGTGTAGTTGAAGGGAAACTGTCAGGAACTCCCTTCCTCCCAATCTTTGCCTCGTACATAGATCAGCGATTGGGAAGAATGCATAGTGCCAGAGAGTAGTCAACCAAGGGCCATAAGGAGAAGGagatatcatttaattttttcctgccTCATGCTGTAGTTCAGTTACTTACCTGTGTGTTTTCCCCATATGGAGAATCTACTTGGAGATTAAGAGTCTTGCCTTGTTTATTCAATAtttcctccaccctcctcccactCAGCCTAGCATAGTTTCAGGCACGTGATAAGTGCTTACAAAACATGTGTAGAACTGAATTGGGGGTACAAGTGAACATGCTGAAGGTCGGGGTGGGGCAGCTTGGCCTCACCGCCAGCACCAGGAGGCGCCCACTCTGCCTGTGCCTGGCCCAGTGCTGTAGCTTTTCCAGACGAAGGCTAGGTCTCTCTTGCTGACCAGCTCTGTCCTCCATGGCTCCCTTGACCACTAGAGCTCCGTGATTTCTAGCCTGGGGAAAATGCAGTATGACACCCATCAGAAGACAGGACATCCAGCAACATCTCTTTCAGCTGCCCCTCTGCCTGCTTTCAGTATCCAGGAAGTTGAGACTTAGGGTCCTTACACCTACCTAGTCTGAAGCAGCTGCTCCAAAGGGATGGGTCCCAATCGGGCCTGGAGTTCCTGGCGGggcccctggtagctcagagcaGATGACAAACTTGTCCTGGCAGAGACAGGCTATCAGGGCTGAGGTGTGGTGGGGCAAAGGTCCCTATGAGGGCCTATGGATCCAGGGAGTGGCGGTGGGTAGACACTAGCCTCAGTTCACTCTACAAGACACCTTGCCCTATCTCATTCTGTTCCCATTTCCTGTTGACCCCGTCTCTGCCCATCCTTGGTGCCTCTTCTGATCACTCACCTTATCCACATGGATACTATGACCTTGGGCTCCAATGTCCCATTTCCACctaatctttttccttttttaggggGCTTCCTCCTTAAATTACTTGTCATTCTGTAGGGAAATCCCACCTCACTCTCTGGATTAGTCCCATCATTACCACTTGAAGGTTTTTTCCAAGACCAGCTAAGACCTAGCTTCTTATCTCTCACTTTCTGGACAATTTCTCCTCTCTCATTCCTTTCTTGAAGGATTTATTCTGGATTGGGCACTGACTAAGTGGATGGAGAGCTCTATTTATAGTAGGGATTGTTTTTGACTCAGTGATAACCTGTAGTTAGACATGTTAGAAGACTGGTCCTTAAATGGTCAGCCTTGGAAAGGACACTATTGCAACAATTAATATTTTTGAGGGACAGACGTTGCCTTGCAGCCAGGCAAGCTCTGACCCTttcccagctgtgtggccttggataCATTATTCTACCAATTTGAACCTCAGTTTGTTGAAACTGAGTGATTAAAAGGGGGACAGTAATATGACTGGGAAGGGTTGTTGACTCAGGGTGGGTACCATTAATGATGCTGATTAGTTTATACTGATATACCTGATGCCATTACAGCACTTATTCAGAAGCTAAGCTGGGGTCATTTATTTCTAcacaccagggaggcctggtgtgctgcagttcctggggtcgcaaagagtcagacatgacttagctactgaacagcaataaAGAAGCAGAATCACCTGGGCCCAAATATATATTCTGTAGATCAAAAGTAGGAAAAGCCCACCTTGGTGCAAGCCTGACTTCTGGAGGCAACCAGATTTATGTTCAAATCCCAGATCAACccaggtgaccttgggcaagttacttaatctctgtTTTCTTATCATTAAAGGCAAATTAATACCAATCTCAAGGGGTTGCCTTaagtattaaaagagaaaatgcataTGAACCTATTCAGTTCAGCACCTGGCACCTACACGATCAATAAATGTGAGTCGCTATTATTAATTGATGACAGAAGACTGAGCCAGAAGACCCCAGGAGTTAGAACTAGGAGGCAGGGTCCTGGGAGGCAAGTGGCCTTCTATGTGAGCCACTTTTGCCCTGTTCAGTGCTGCGCCAACTCACTGAAACACTGTGCCCCCTCTTCTTTACTGGGCAGTGAGAATCACATTTAAAGGGATCTTGAGAACTGTTCTGTCTACTCTCTCTATCcttatgtatattaattttattttgtggtgATGGCCTGACAGAATGTGAGATGTTGGGCTTGCACTGAGTATCCCATAACTGGTAGGCCAGTGGAAAGAGTCTAGCCTcattttccttacctgtaaaTGCAGACTAATTATAGAAGTGTTATTGGAAGGATTGTATACTATTAAATATGTGATCAGGCATTCAGTGAAATATTGATCAAATCTAAGTGTCCAGTTTACAAATTTGTAGTCCCTGTCTAGATTACAATCTCCTCGAGGGAGAGTACCACATTCCCCTACTGTGTTCATCCCCCACGGCCCTGAGCATAGTGGTTGGTActtagtaagcactcagtaaatatttgttgtattGAAGAGCCATTAAAGTAACTTAAGGAATGGAAAAATAGAACTCGAGAGGAAGGAGCAGGAATTGTTTATCGAGAACAGAAAGGACCGAACAGTAACTTTAATGTTTCTTAACACGGCCGACATTAACTATCTCTAAAAtcgcccctcctcctcccccaaaagagagacagaaattgTAAGGGAGAGGCTTTGAGATAAAACCCCAGGAAGAACTTCCCGAGTCTGTGCATGTTGGGGCAGAAAGAGCGGCAGAGCCAGCTCCTTCCCTGGTATGTCCGGGTTTAGGGTGGGAGGGGCAGTCCTGCTTGGAGGCTGGGGGAAGGACGAGATGACCTTTCAAAATCTCTTCCAGTCTCCTGTTGGAATCATCCGTGCGCCCCACCCCCGTTCCCCCCCTCCTCCGACAGCGCCCCCAGTCTCCAAACGGCCCGCACCCCGCCCCTGGCGGCCGCCTCTCGTGGCTCCCGGGGTCCCCTGCTCCCTGTCCCCGGAGCCGGAGCCCCGCTCCCGCTCCCGCTCCCGTGCGGCTCCCAGCCCCGCCGCGCCGCCCCCCGCATGCTAATGGCCGGGCCGCCTCCCGCCGCACACAAtgcgggccggggccgggggcgggggaccggggagggggcgggggccgggccgggggcgggggggccggGGCCCGGCGCATCTCCCCCGGCCCCACGTAACGCTGACGCCCGCGCCGccggcccgccgcccgccgccgccgccgccgcccgctccgccgccgcccgcccgggGCTCGTGAGTAGCCGCTCCCCCCACTCCCGGCCCCCCCTCAGCcacccggcccccgcccccggcccccgccccccctCCGGAGGGGGGGCCCCCGCTACGCGCGCCCGGCTCGGAGCAggtgcagggggcgggggcgggggaggggcgccgGCTCGGCCCCAAGCAAACTTCGCCCAGAGCTcctgggggggcggggtgggggcggcggcCACGGAAGCCTGAGAGCTAGGGGGGCCTCGAAGGAgggggggcaggtgggggagTCGGGAAAGCGgacaccaaaggggaaaggccagcgggggtgggggggcggtcgTCTTTGTAGGGGCCCGAAGGCAGGGCGCGAGGGGCCTGGGGGTGCCGGGCGGCCGAACTGGGAACCAGAGTGGATGAGTGCCCCCCGGCCCAGGTAGGGCtgatggaggaggagggggaagggaccCAAACTCTCCGGGAgcgggggatgggggaggggagaggatgggGGGGTGCTTCCCTCTCTGCGTCCCAAAcaaagtgtcacaaagagctCGGCCGGCGGCAGCGGCGGAGGCGGCTGCAACTCAGCTTTTGTTCTCCGGGCCCGGGTAGCTGAGCCTTGGCCTCCCAGTCTCCCAACCCTGTCCCCCATCATCCTTCTGGTTTATCTTCCCCGGGAGGGGCCCGGGGTGCTGCTAGAAGAACCTCTTGTGCAAGATCAAAGGTCTTGCCCTACTTGCCAACCTACTTCTGGGAGGGAGATTTTCCCAGAGGCTTTCctacccactccccacccccttaTCTGAGAACTGAGGTTCATATGGGTGCTGAGACCCTGACCTTTCTAGGGTCAGCTCCAGCTAAGGGGGCTTAGGGCTGGCTGCATGCCCTTCCCCCAGATCCAGGTCCTTTGCAACTTTCAGAAGAGGGGTCAACTTGGGACATGCCTCTGGGATAAGATTCACTATGGTGGGGTGGCTGTAGGTGAGCAGGTGTACTTCCCTCTCACCTCCTGCTGTCCATTTGAAACCCACAACTGAGGTCTGTAACCCCCACTCAGGGTAGTGAGGATGGAAGGAAGCAGGCTTTACCAAGAGCTCAGTCTAAAAGGTGGGCAGGCTGTGCTGTGAGGTCAGTTTTAGGGGAGCCACCTGAGCAGCACAGCTCAGAGGACCATGGAAAGGAGGCCATAAAAGTGAACTAGTGGCGTGTCCATGTGATAAAGGTGGTCTTGACTCTAACCACCTAAGAACTTCCCTTTCAACTCCATCTAGTACAGCATTAATCATAATTGTTAGAGGACTTGGAGGGCGTGAACATTCTCAGAGGGAAAAACATCAAGTGTAGAGATGACCGGAGACAGAGATCTAGTCACTGTCCTGCAGGCCCTATACTTCAAGTCCTGACCATTGCCCCTTACACTTTGACCCTAAAAGGTTTGGAAACACAAAGTTTGAGAGAGAATCTTCATGGTCCTCCAGACAGCAGATGCATCTATATACTTGTCCCTGTTGTTTCTAAGAGTCTTCTCACCAACCCTTGATGGTCCACACCCCCTTTCCCACCAGGTCTCCTAGCATATAAAAGGAATTGGCCTATTGCTTTGGAAAGATTTTGGATCCCTATCCCTGGCCCTACATCCCTGTAGAACCCAAATAAGGGCAAAATAACCCTTGATTCCCACTGAGGGTGGGGAGTAGGTCAGTGCTACTGCCTGGCTAAGTCTCATGGTTGGTGTTTAGGGCCTGAGTATAGAAAACTCTGATTATTGCCCACGGGCAATGCATGCGTGATCTGGGTTCCAGGTCATTTCATAAAATCTGGGGCTCTGGGTTCTGTCAGTGCTTTCTCCGACTGAGAAAAACTTGTGGGATCAGGTTCTTGGGACCTCTTTGGTAAGGAGATGATTCTGGAGATCCTGACTGAGCCTAGGAGGTTCTCTCAGTGGGTTTTGTTGATTTGAGGCTACCCTCTGGGGAAACTTTCCCTGCTGGGAATTCAGCTTCACTTTGAGCCTTCTTGTATATCACTGCATTTCCGTCCTGGAAAACTGCTACGTGCAAAGtagtgcttttgttttgttttggggaggAAGCTTTGCCCAATTCCTACTCTACTTGCTTTGGTATGAGATCAGCCTCCCAGGAGGTATTTTGTTTACTATCCTATAAGCGGTTTTAAGGGCCCTAGAATCTTCTCAGAATCAGGGTATGTGCCCATAGGTTAGTCAGCTATGACCATGCAGTAttcccagcctcctccccctcctcccccaccatctGCTTCCTCTGAATATACCAGATTGGCTGTACACCAGGATGTTCCGGGAATCCCCAGGAGAGCAACAGAATGTGATGGACCCAAATATGATGCCTCAGTAACTCATTCCAGGATGTACAAACTGTAACTGTCAGAACACTCCTTATAGCT from Ovis aries strain OAR_USU_Benz2616 breed Rambouillet chromosome 7, ARS-UI_Ramb_v3.0, whole genome shotgun sequence includes the following:
- the TMEM253 gene encoding transmembrane protein 253 isoform X3 is translated as MVPFAVSVACLNSACHMTTALPLGPGILGLLTGIVTLELRRAPRLWKVRAMMIFNTFNLISGFIALVVEVMKTALMSARTIPSELAGLLVLELSAEAFTLGGVLVSAYSLFLLSQRKPRCCRSQSLRYQELQEGLSELEEVPELETGPTVASTAKRTNE
- the TMEM253 gene encoding transmembrane protein 253 isoform X4, which translates into the protein MMIFNTFNLISGFIALVVEVMKTALMSARTIPSELAGLLVLELSAEAFTLGGVLVSAYSLFLLSQRKPRCCRSQSLRYQELQEGLSELEEVPELETGPTVASTAKRTNE
- the TMEM253 gene encoding transmembrane protein 253 isoform X1, with the protein product MEDRAGQQERPSLRLEKLQHWARHRQSGRLLVLAVSQLWLAVAMVPFAVSVACLNSACHMTTALPLGPGILGLLTGIVTLELRRAPRLWKVRAMMIFNTFNLISGFIALVVEVMKTALMSARTIPSELAGLLVLELSAEAFTLGGVLVSAYSLFLLSQRKPRCCRSQSLRYQELQEGLSELEEVPELETGPTVASTAKRTNE
- the TMEM253 gene encoding transmembrane protein 253 isoform X2, translated to MEDRAGQQERPSLRLEKLQHWARHRQSGRLLVLAVSQLWLAVAMVPFAVSVACLNSACHMTTALPLGPGILGLLTGIVTLELRRAPRLWKLAGLLVLELSAEAFTLGGVLVSAYSLFLLSQRKPRCCRSQSLRYQELQEGLSELEEVPELETGPTVASTAKRTNE